A DNA window from Sordaria macrospora chromosome 4, complete sequence contains the following coding sequences:
- a CDS encoding 60S ribosomal protein eL29 has translation MAKSKNSSQHNQSRKAHRNGIKKPKTCRYPSLKGTDPKFRRNHRHALHGTAKALKEFKEGKRETA, from the exons ATGGCCA AGTCCAAGAACTCGTCTCAGCACAACCAGTCGCGGAAGGCTCACCGCAACGG TatcaagaagcccaagactTGCAGATACCCTTCCCTCAAGGGCACTGACCCCAAGTTCCGCCGCAACCATCGTCATGCTCTCCACGGTACCGCCAAGGCTCTG aaggagttcaaggagggcaagcGCGAGACTGCTTAG